In Geotalea uraniireducens, one genomic interval encodes:
- a CDS encoding conjugal transfer protein TraF, with protein sequence MRWPLMAAAMLSLSVSASASYYTDSATGWWWYQKEPEKQAEKPVKKKKPTKHTPSLKDYTFEQIWEMHPDQFQEFAEALKKKAVQKPSEENVKEYFEVQEIARKKALAFSNVAQFVWQKYPELTTKKDYPITTPGNLARIAQINEERQRVLRDNRDDFALIYFQRSDCSYCDEQSRILDWFTNETGWTVKRVNISESPGLAAKFSVEITPTLILIQKGNQDYLPVSAGVISSDEIEDKAYRAVRLLKGDISPEEYSLYEFQKGGGFDVKKRRLQEQP encoded by the coding sequence ATGCGTTGGCCGTTGATGGCTGCGGCGATGCTCTCGCTGTCCGTATCCGCCTCTGCAAGCTACTACACCGATTCGGCCACTGGATGGTGGTGGTACCAGAAGGAACCGGAGAAGCAGGCCGAGAAGCCGGTCAAAAAGAAGAAACCGACCAAGCACACTCCGTCCCTCAAGGACTACACCTTTGAGCAGATCTGGGAGATGCACCCCGACCAGTTCCAGGAGTTCGCCGAGGCGCTAAAGAAGAAGGCGGTCCAGAAGCCGAGTGAAGAGAATGTGAAGGAGTATTTCGAGGTCCAGGAGATCGCCCGCAAGAAGGCGCTCGCCTTTTCCAACGTGGCCCAGTTCGTCTGGCAGAAATACCCGGAACTGACCACGAAGAAGGATTACCCGATCACCACCCCCGGCAACCTGGCGAGGATCGCCCAGATCAACGAGGAGCGGCAGCGTGTGCTGAGGGACAACCGGGACGACTTCGCCCTGATTTACTTCCAGCGCTCCGACTGCAGTTACTGCGACGAGCAGTCACGCATTCTGGACTGGTTCACCAACGAGACCGGCTGGACCGTGAAGCGGGTCAACATCAGTGAGAGTCCGGGACTTGCCGCCAAATTCAGCGTGGAGATCACCCCGACGCTGATCCTGATCCAGAAAGGGAATCAAGATTACCTGCCGGTCTCGGCCGGGGTCATCTCATCCGACGAGATCGAGGACAAGGCGTACCGGGCCGTGCGTCTTCTGAAGGGGGACATCTCTCCAGAGGAGTATTCGCTCTACGAATTCCAGAAGGGAGGCGGCTTTGACGTCAAGAAGCGCCGTCTTCAGGAGCAGCCATGA
- a CDS encoding HD domain-containing protein: MNTTLLGISATVGIGFAIYGSRKWLPKETPALQEEKQFEVAKLAELSHLWKDREVQIKDAANLWREQSQENNSATPRPSFTHTEIERFFSEMIEHRSSINGIRRDLIIWLLKLLDKEGDCPSVVRKHKDEAERIYSEDSYAMLEAVPLYRHTLTVARNFIAKADQEALLADIILIALAHDIGKIPSYHDGMYSSGDHPIIAGLILNGIPEFVSLPNKEDILRAVTGHHLMKSDNILTDGLKQSDHEARQSELSALYLKMREQKNSRTESNVDTQFAAEEIEPTSARPVTTELPSAERADPLGFAPAKEKYTPQLINIPECIVPDAVIESLKNRINLVESTPKGDQWSVVSMPNGVIYVNPDALWEAIKEVSNYDPLVYASEGFEAEKRNLMHSVVTELARTKQALATEYVADGYYTSKVSIITGGGKRLSHILIPLTAQSFGVTASELEEQKSAQLKRMVKDIKHKNKEVEQCVGR; this comes from the coding sequence ATGAATACGACGCTGTTAGGAATATCGGCCACTGTAGGAATCGGCTTTGCCATTTATGGGTCAAGGAAATGGCTGCCGAAGGAAACTCCTGCACTACAGGAGGAGAAACAGTTTGAGGTGGCCAAGCTGGCCGAGCTGAGCCACCTCTGGAAAGACCGTGAGGTACAAATAAAAGACGCAGCAAATCTCTGGAGGGAACAGTCTCAGGAGAACAACTCTGCTACGCCTCGCCCATCATTTACCCATACAGAAATCGAGCGGTTTTTCAGCGAAATGATCGAACACCGCTCATCAATCAATGGAATCCGCAGAGACCTGATAATCTGGCTGCTCAAGCTGCTCGATAAGGAGGGTGACTGCCCATCCGTTGTCAGAAAACACAAAGACGAAGCTGAACGGATCTATTCGGAGGATTCGTATGCCATGCTTGAGGCAGTTCCGCTTTACCGCCATACGCTGACAGTAGCCCGCAACTTCATTGCCAAGGCTGACCAGGAGGCGTTGCTGGCGGATATTATCCTCATTGCCCTGGCCCATGACATCGGCAAGATCCCCTCGTATCACGACGGCATGTACAGTAGCGGCGACCATCCTATTATTGCCGGGCTCATCCTGAATGGAATTCCGGAATTCGTTTCCCTCCCTAATAAGGAAGATATTCTTCGTGCCGTGACCGGCCACCATCTGATGAAGAGCGACAACATCCTGACGGATGGCCTCAAACAGAGCGATCATGAGGCTCGCCAGTCCGAACTGTCAGCACTTTATTTGAAGATGCGGGAGCAAAAGAACAGCCGCACTGAAAGCAACGTTGACACGCAGTTCGCCGCAGAAGAAATAGAACCCACGTCAGCCAGACCAGTAACAACAGAACTACCATCGGCAGAACGGGCAGACCCGCTCGGATTTGCTCCCGCCAAAGAGAAGTACACACCACAACTGATAAATATCCCGGAATGCATTGTTCCGGATGCAGTAATTGAGTCGCTGAAAAACAGGATAAATCTGGTTGAATCCACCCCGAAAGGTGATCAGTGGTCTGTTGTTTCCATGCCCAACGGAGTGATCTATGTCAACCCCGATGCGCTCTGGGAAGCCATCAAGGAAGTAAGTAACTATGATCCATTGGTTTATGCCTCGGAAGGCTTCGAGGCGGAGAAACGGAATCTGATGCACTCCGTTGTTACAGAGTTGGCCAGAACCAAGCAGGCCCTGGCAACCGAATACGTTGCTGACGGTTACTACACATCTAAGGTTTCCATCATTACCGGTGGGGGCAAGCGCCTTTCCCATATTCTGATCCCCCTCACTGCTCAGTCCTTCGGCGTAACTGCGTCGGAACTGGAAGAACAGAAATCCGCGCAACTGAAGCGAATGGTGAAAGATATCAAGCATAAGAACAAGGAGGTGGAACAATGCGTTGGCCGTTGA